One segment of Pseudanabaena sp. PCC 6802 DNA contains the following:
- the coaD gene encoding pantetheine-phosphate adenylyltransferase, with translation MIAIYPGSFDPITFGHVDIIERGCRLFDRVIVAVVSNPNKTPLFTMQERIEQILTATSHISGVEVDCFSGLTVAYAKSKGAKVLIRGLRAVSDFEMELQMAHTNKTLSEEIETVFLATSNEYSFLSSSVVKEIAKLGGPIEHLVPDAIASLLKQRFNAG, from the coding sequence TTGATTGCGATCTATCCAGGCAGTTTTGACCCAATCACGTTTGGGCATGTAGACATTATTGAAAGGGGCTGTCGCCTATTCGATCGCGTGATTGTAGCGGTGGTGAGCAACCCTAACAAAACCCCCTTATTTACTATGCAAGAACGCATAGAGCAGATCTTAACTGCAACTAGCCATATTAGCGGTGTTGAGGTGGACTGCTTTTCGGGCTTAACTGTAGCATACGCTAAAAGCAAGGGCGCTAAAGTACTGATTCGAGGCTTGCGAGCGGTCTCTGACTTTGAAATGGAACTGCAAATGGCTCATACCAATAAGACGCTGTCTGAAGAAATCGAAACTGTATTTCTGGCAACATCGAACGAATATAGCTTTCTCAGCAGCAGTGTAGTCAAGGAAATTGCCAAACTAGGAGGGCCGATCGAGCATCTTGTCCCAGATGCGATCGCATCTTTGCTGAAGCAACGCTTTAATGCTGGCTAA
- a CDS encoding chorismate lyase, with protein sequence MQTYSQLDKQLDSQTTEVKNAWNWIVDPLWQGNATDMRQGLPFNLMSPHWQMFLLGDGAPTRHLQLLAQSEIVVDVIAMTPIDDSNDNAPSDINDIPAPRTRRQIWLKCAKTGEILSHATSWWSTAKIAQHLKDPSLPIWSSLNQKHTELYRDLRGIHQGYCPGLAKAFSHPGPYWGRHYLLWNGGQPLTMIYEIYSPAIAKYLGPSRI encoded by the coding sequence ATGCAAACCTACTCGCAATTAGACAAGCAGTTAGATAGCCAAACAACTGAAGTTAAGAATGCTTGGAATTGGATCGTCGATCCCCTATGGCAGGGTAATGCGACAGACATGCGTCAAGGTCTACCATTTAATCTGATGTCGCCACACTGGCAAATGTTTTTACTGGGGGACGGAGCGCCTACACGTCACCTGCAACTGCTCGCTCAGTCTGAAATTGTTGTGGATGTGATTGCTATGACACCAATTGATGATAGCAATGACAATGCTCCTTCAGACATTAACGATATACCCGCACCGCGCACCCGTCGCCAGATTTGGCTGAAGTGTGCTAAGACAGGCGAAATACTATCCCATGCCACTTCCTGGTGGTCTACGGCTAAGATTGCCCAGCACCTCAAAGATCCATCCCTACCGATTTGGTCGAGCCTCAACCAAAAACATACAGAACTGTACCGCGATCTGCGGGGTATTCATCAAGGTTATTGTCCTGGTCTGGCTAAGGCTTTTAGCCATCCAGGCCCTTACTGGGGCAGGCATTATCTGCTGTGGAACGGCGGTCAGCCGCTCACGATGATTTATGAAATATATTCACCTGCGATCGCTAAATATTTAGGGCCAAGCAGAATATAA
- a CDS encoding DUF2808 domain-containing protein: MNIRGILPAALTICCLSYSGIAPLSVTAQNNIVIFGSGRDSTLPYTTRTKRPGARLNTYSFFAKLPSNKAVAEFQVIYPQAFRGIFDESVEIVNRQTKKKYAIQETIVDKEVGSTRYVFKEAIAAAPNNELELIVTGVSNPSDSGMYRIQAQALGTEANPLFKFLGQWLVDIYN, encoded by the coding sequence ATGAATATACGTGGAATTCTGCCTGCTGCTCTGACAATCTGCTGCTTGTCGTATTCGGGGATTGCGCCCTTATCAGTAACAGCGCAGAATAATATCGTGATCTTTGGGTCGGGCCGGGATTCCACCTTACCCTACACAACACGTACAAAGCGGCCTGGAGCTAGACTCAATACCTACAGCTTCTTTGCCAAGTTACCTAGCAATAAAGCCGTTGCCGAATTTCAGGTCATTTACCCGCAAGCGTTTCGAGGCATATTTGACGAAAGCGTTGAAATCGTAAACCGACAAACCAAAAAGAAGTATGCCATCCAAGAGACGATCGTCGATAAAGAGGTTGGTAGCACCAGATACGTGTTTAAAGAAGCGATCGCCGCTGCGCCTAACAACGAACTGGAACTAATTGTCACGGGAGTAAGCAACCCCAGCGATTCTGGCATGTATCGGATTCAGGCTCAAGCACTAGGCACAGAAGCTAACCCCTTGTTCAAGTTTTTAGGACAATGGCTAGTTGACATTTATAACTAG
- the ndk gene encoding nucleoside-diphosphate kinase: protein MQRTFLAVKPDGVQRALVGNIISRFEAKGFQLVGLKMIMVSRELAEKHYGEHKEKPFFPGLVNFITSGPVVAMVWEGKEVIATARKIVGATNPLNADNGTIRGEFGVDVGRNIIHGSDAPETAEREIALWFTDSELVSWQPTISPWIYE from the coding sequence ATGCAAAGGACATTTCTAGCAGTCAAGCCTGATGGCGTACAACGCGCTCTAGTTGGCAACATTATCAGTAGGTTTGAAGCCAAAGGGTTTCAGCTAGTCGGTCTTAAAATGATTATGGTCAGCCGCGAGCTAGCTGAAAAGCATTACGGAGAGCATAAAGAAAAGCCGTTTTTCCCTGGCTTGGTAAACTTCATTACCTCTGGCCCAGTTGTAGCTATGGTATGGGAAGGCAAAGAAGTAATCGCTACTGCTCGTAAGATCGTCGGTGCGACAAATCCTCTCAATGCCGACAACGGAACTATACGCGGTGAATTTGGCGTTGATGTTGGGCGCAATATCATCCACGGCTCAGATGCCCCGGAGACCGCCGAACGAGAAATAGCACTCTGGTTTACGGATTCTGAATTGGTAAGTTGGCAACCAACAATTTCCCCCTGGATATACGAATAA
- the psbA gene encoding photosystem II q(b) protein, with the protein MTIAAQRRESASLWDQFCNWITSTENRLYIGWFGVLMIPCLLAATTCFVIAFIAAPPVDIDGIREPVSGSLVYGNNMISGAVVPSSNAIGLHFYPIWEADSLDEWLYNGGPYQFVIFHFLIGIFCYMGREWELSYRLGMRPWIAVAYSAPVAAATAVFLIYPIGQGSFSDGMPLGISGTFNFMIVFQAEHNILMHPFHMLGVAGVFGGSLFSAMHGSLVTSSLIRETTENESANYGYKFGQEEETYNIVAAHGYFGRLIFQYASFSNSRSLHFFLALWPVAGIWFTSLGVSTMAFNLNGFNFNQSIADSQGHVVPSWADVINRANLGMEVMHERNAHNFPLDLAAIDVAPVALTAPAING; encoded by the coding sequence ATGACAATCGCAGCCCAAAGACGCGAGAGCGCTTCGCTGTGGGATCAGTTCTGCAACTGGATTACCAGCACCGAGAACCGCCTCTATATCGGTTGGTTCGGCGTTCTGATGATTCCCTGCTTGCTGGCAGCTACCACATGCTTCGTCATCGCCTTCATCGCCGCTCCCCCCGTGGATATCGACGGCATCCGCGAGCCTGTTTCCGGCTCCTTAGTCTATGGCAACAACATGATCTCTGGTGCCGTAGTTCCTTCTTCCAACGCTATTGGCTTGCACTTTTACCCCATTTGGGAAGCAGACAGCTTAGACGAGTGGCTCTATAACGGTGGTCCTTACCAATTTGTGATCTTCCATTTCCTGATCGGCATTTTTTGCTACATGGGTCGAGAATGGGAGTTGAGCTACCGCTTAGGTATGCGCCCGTGGATTGCTGTGGCTTACAGCGCTCCCGTCGCCGCCGCCACCGCCGTATTCTTGATTTACCCCATCGGTCAAGGCTCCTTCTCTGATGGTATGCCTCTGGGTATCTCTGGTACGTTCAACTTCATGATCGTGTTCCAAGCCGAGCACAACATCTTGATGCACCCCTTCCACATGTTGGGCGTAGCGGGTGTGTTCGGTGGTAGCTTGTTCAGCGCCATGCACGGTTCTTTAGTTACCTCTAGCTTGATCCGCGAAACGACCGAGAACGAATCTGCCAACTACGGTTACAAGTTCGGTCAAGAGGAAGAAACCTACAACATTGTTGCCGCTCACGGTTACTTTGGACGATTGATTTTCCAATACGCAAGCTTCAGCAATAGCCGTAGCTTGCACTTCTTCTTGGCACTATGGCCAGTGGCAGGTATCTGGTTCACCTCGTTGGGCGTAAGCACGATGGCGTTCAACCTGAATGGGTTTAACTTCAACCAGTCAATTGCAGACAGCCAGGGACATGTGGTGCCGAGCTGGGCAGATGTCATCAACCGCGCCAATCTGGGTATGGAAGTCATGCACGAGCGCAACGCTCACAACTTCCCGCTCGACCTGGCCGCGATTGATGTAGCTCCAGTGGCATTGACTGCTCCTGCGATTAACGGCTAA
- a CDS encoding ribonuclease HII yields MLNCQEIESQLQPVAGVDEVGRGALFGAVVAAAVILPVDRFSVLHKAGVTDSKRLAPQRRATLDRLIREVAVDCQVGMATVEEIDRMNILEASLLAMERSIAKLKIKPNHCLIDGNQPLRFRLIEPLPQTTVVKGDATCLSIAAASIVAKVWRDRLMTELDLEYPGYDLAKNKGYGTVKHREAILRLGYSDRHRQSFRIQEYCEDDSRVQIF; encoded by the coding sequence GTGCTTAATTGCCAAGAAATTGAATCGCAACTTCAACCTGTTGCAGGGGTAGATGAGGTTGGCCGAGGCGCATTATTCGGTGCGGTGGTGGCAGCAGCAGTAATTTTACCAGTAGATCGATTCTCAGTCTTACATAAAGCAGGGGTAACTGACAGTAAGCGCCTCGCACCTCAGCGTCGGGCGACCCTCGATCGCCTGATTCGTGAGGTGGCTGTGGATTGTCAGGTGGGTATGGCGACAGTTGAGGAAATTGATCGCATGAATATTTTGGAGGCTAGCCTGCTGGCGATGGAGCGATCGATTGCCAAGCTAAAAATCAAACCCAACCACTGTTTAATTGACGGGAATCAACCACTGAGATTTCGGCTGATCGAGCCTTTACCGCAGACAACGGTTGTAAAAGGCGATGCTACGTGCCTTTCGATCGCAGCAGCTAGTATTGTGGCAAAGGTGTGGCGCGATCGTCTGATGACAGAGCTGGATCTTGAATATCCCGGTTACGATTTAGCTAAGAATAAAGGCTATGGCACGGTCAAACATCGGGAAGCCATTTTGCGATTGGGTTATTCAGATCGACACCGCCAGTCATTTCGGATTCAGGAATACTGCGAAGATGATAGCCGCGTGCAAATCTTTTAG
- a CDS encoding response regulator, whose amino-acid sequence MQGTLSEIDVNSLLKLIEFGQRTGELLVESSTGQFWFMFFRNGQIVYSTDPDRNLNRLRDYLYGLNLENRLERLVTSKLGINVLEYGQIWTLLESRILTPTQARKIIHSMTLEVLFDILSLCQGTFAFQTGSALSPQLTALKFSLLSGVVLRQLQAWKQLYPLIQTPNQCPVVLRSEAIPPSLHNITSWFDGKTSLRQIARYSRKSTFAIAKSIYAAIEMRSIGMANVRSNIPTRLKHEAPRVVCIDDSMTICRAVEYILHNDGYQVTAISNPIKALSLVFQLKPNLILCDIAMPELDGYELCAMLRKSSTFQHTPIVMLTGKDGYIDRVKARIVGATEYLTKPFGEKELLTTVEKYLGMSTNSGNAVIS is encoded by the coding sequence ATGCAAGGCACCCTTAGCGAGATCGATGTAAATAGTCTGCTTAAACTCATAGAGTTTGGACAGCGTACTGGAGAGCTATTAGTTGAGTCCAGTACAGGACAGTTTTGGTTTATGTTTTTCCGTAATGGTCAAATTGTCTACTCTACGGATCCAGACAGAAATCTAAATCGGCTGAGAGATTACTTGTACGGATTAAACCTGGAAAACCGCTTAGAGCGATTAGTGACATCAAAGCTTGGCATTAACGTTTTAGAATACGGTCAAATTTGGACTTTACTAGAGTCCCGCATCTTAACCCCCACCCAAGCCAGAAAAATTATCCACAGCATGACCCTTGAGGTTCTATTTGATATACTCAGCCTCTGCCAGGGGACTTTTGCATTTCAAACTGGCTCGGCCCTATCCCCACAACTGACTGCACTTAAGTTTTCGCTATTATCAGGTGTTGTACTTAGGCAACTACAGGCATGGAAGCAGCTTTATCCCCTCATCCAGACACCTAACCAGTGCCCTGTAGTACTAAGAAGTGAGGCCATACCGCCATCCCTCCACAACATAACATCGTGGTTTGATGGCAAGACATCACTCAGACAAATCGCTCGCTACTCCAGGAAAAGTACATTCGCGATCGCCAAATCTATTTATGCCGCAATTGAAATGCGTAGCATTGGCATGGCAAACGTGCGCTCTAATATACCAACCCGACTCAAACACGAAGCGCCTCGGGTAGTTTGCATTGATGACAGCATGACGATCTGCCGAGCGGTAGAGTATATTCTACATAATGATGGCTATCAAGTTACAGCTATTTCTAATCCTATCAAAGCCCTCAGTCTGGTCTTCCAACTCAAACCCAACCTTATATTGTGCGATATAGCTATGCCAGAACTAGATGGCTACGAGCTATGTGCCATGTTAAGAAAGTCAAGTACATTCCAGCACACACCAATTGTTATGCTTACAGGTAAAGATGGGTATATTGATCGAGTAAAGGCAAGGATAGTTGGCGCAACTGAGTATCTAACAAAGCCCTTCGGAGAAAAAGAACTGCTAACCACAGTAGAAAAATATCTAGGTATGAGTACCAATTCCGGTAATGCTGTCATATCCTGA
- a CDS encoding response regulator transcription factor, producing MSKVLVVEDSPPQREMISDLLKGIGLSVTSAGDGVEALEQIKNSRPDIVVLDIVMPRMNGYELCRRIKLDPKTQEVPVVMCSTKGEEFDRYWGMRQGADAYIAKPFQPQELVGTVKQLLRKS from the coding sequence ATGAGTAAAGTTTTAGTAGTTGAAGATAGCCCGCCTCAACGAGAAATGATCTCCGATCTGTTAAAGGGGATTGGCCTATCAGTTACCTCAGCAGGAGATGGGGTGGAAGCATTAGAACAAATCAAAAACTCCCGACCTGACATTGTTGTTCTTGACATCGTCATGCCGCGCATGAATGGCTATGAGTTGTGCCGTCGCATAAAACTAGACCCCAAAACCCAAGAAGTCCCAGTGGTAATGTGCTCGACTAAAGGTGAAGAATTCGATCGTTACTGGGGTATGAGACAGGGCGCTGATGCATATATTGCTAAGCCATTTCAGCCACAAGAATTAGTTGGCACCGTTAAACAATTACTGAGAAAAAGTTAG
- a CDS encoding chemotaxis protein CheW, translated as MVANEDLLPGIDRDRVTEFQGELEAPEGELYLRFFVGSGMEFALPATGIKEVLEYTPDRINPIPNVSPLLLGTVNIRGRVVWVGDLGQFLGNSTAVNTDRSEISIIAIEDQGLMLGLAIESIGVMTWLDPDRLRVPRSNLDSMAPFVKGEWQLESENVPLKLLDQTSILRSARWAS; from the coding sequence ATGGTGGCGAATGAAGACTTACTACCAGGAATAGATCGGGATCGAGTCACTGAGTTTCAAGGGGAACTTGAAGCACCAGAGGGCGAACTTTACCTGCGTTTTTTTGTGGGTTCTGGCATGGAGTTTGCACTGCCTGCAACGGGAATTAAAGAGGTATTAGAATACACTCCCGATCGCATCAACCCCATACCCAATGTTTCACCTTTACTGTTAGGTACGGTTAACATTAGAGGTAGGGTAGTCTGGGTAGGCGATTTGGGTCAGTTCTTAGGTAATTCTACCGCAGTTAATACAGATCGCTCCGAAATATCAATAATTGCAATTGAAGACCAGGGTTTAATGCTTGGTCTAGCCATTGAAAGTATTGGCGTTATGACCTGGCTTGACCCCGATCGACTCCGGGTTCCCAGATCGAACTTAGATAGTATGGCTCCGTTTGTGAAAGGAGAGTGGCAGCTAGAGTCAGAGAACGTGCCATTAAAGCTCCTGGATCAAACAAGTATTTTGCGATCGGCACGTTGGGCATCTTAA
- a CDS encoding methyl-accepting chemotaxis protein: MAPSIESQKEYEKASLAYMQGDYEAAIDLTNQLVQEQPDNPTYHLLHGHVNLVLNNCQEAIKEYQVVLTLTQDTSIVENANWGMANAIDRLNQNTDANDSDAIDQYYESESPEREVAYSSSVNKTVLETGSYSDEPFELDELRELDDPFLFGQENLSSPPTNLQGERTTNIQMPNSANSHAEPASTANMARGIDNFDFDSIEDIADIESGEFDYSNNLTQMVGMSNNYERGSNIDNASDDVVFIDEFDSFDDISGFASSSFDDPDTTEIVTNDDTSDFSSDEFDTAFNMGDLGSTSPQLSIAGFGGDDDTDAELFSSTTSRSPVAAVKSQVGETAKVETAKQGTLAFFDNMPLRAKTLSTAILAGLAAAIAAGVVTNVSVNQMNSTAPKQINKAELATQLRNNGGAIALVAALASGGIALLVGMHVARVIKRSTDNLQSQIELVIRGETNPQATVYTEDDFGKLSRSFNQMTQSILASTSEAQRKAEEQEQAKEDLQRQVIRLLDDVEGAARGDLTVQAEVTADVLGAVADSFNLTIQNLREIVLQVKVAAKQVSEGSRENESFARSLSSDALRQAEELSVTLNSVQMMTESIQRVAESAREAEQVAKLASQTAIKGGEAVERTVAGILDIRNTVAETTRKVKRLGESSQEISKIVGLISQIASRTNLLALNASIEAARAGEAGRGFAIVADEVRQLADKASKASKDIEAIVLQIQSETSNVQQAMDVGTQQVIDGTKKAEQARQSLSEIIQVSQRIDTLVRSITEDTIKQTETSRTVAQVMQSVELTAQETSQESQRVSGSLQNLVSVARSLQESVERFRVESDKAGGNRS, encoded by the coding sequence ATGGCACCTAGCATCGAAAGTCAAAAAGAGTACGAAAAAGCATCCCTAGCTTATATGCAGGGAGACTACGAAGCAGCGATCGATCTAACAAATCAGTTAGTGCAAGAGCAACCTGACAACCCAACGTATCATCTTTTGCACGGTCATGTAAACCTTGTTTTAAATAACTGTCAGGAGGCCATTAAAGAGTATCAGGTGGTTTTAACGCTTACCCAAGATACATCAATTGTTGAAAATGCTAACTGGGGTATGGCTAATGCCATAGACAGGCTAAACCAGAATACTGATGCCAATGATTCTGATGCCATCGATCAATACTACGAAAGCGAGTCACCCGAGCGGGAGGTAGCATATAGTTCATCTGTAAATAAAACAGTTTTGGAGACTGGTAGTTATTCGGACGAGCCATTTGAATTAGATGAGTTAAGGGAGTTAGACGATCCCTTTCTGTTTGGGCAAGAAAACCTCTCCTCTCCACCTACTAACTTGCAAGGGGAAAGGACTACCAACATACAGATGCCTAATAGTGCTAACAGCCATGCCGAGCCTGCCAGCACGGCTAATATGGCCAGGGGAATTGATAATTTCGACTTTGATTCAATCGAAGATATAGCTGATATAGAGAGTGGTGAATTTGACTACTCTAATAATCTTACTCAGATGGTGGGGATGTCAAACAACTACGAGCGCGGGAGTAATATTGACAATGCCTCCGACGATGTCGTCTTTATAGATGAGTTTGACAGCTTCGACGATATTTCTGGCTTCGCTAGTTCTTCGTTCGACGACCCAGATACTACTGAAATAGTAACGAATGATGATACTAGTGATTTCAGCTCTGATGAGTTTGACACGGCATTTAATATGGGTGATTTAGGCAGTACCTCACCTCAGCTTTCTATTGCCGGGTTTGGCGGTGATGACGATACTGATGCGGAACTGTTTAGTAGTACTACCTCTCGTAGCCCAGTAGCTGCTGTCAAATCGCAGGTGGGCGAAACTGCCAAAGTAGAAACGGCTAAGCAAGGCACATTGGCATTCTTTGACAATATGCCATTACGAGCAAAGACCTTATCTACAGCGATCTTAGCAGGTCTAGCAGCAGCGATCGCTGCTGGTGTAGTGACCAATGTTTCGGTAAATCAGATGAATAGTACGGCACCGAAACAGATAAATAAGGCAGAGCTAGCTACGCAACTGAGAAACAATGGTGGTGCGATCGCCTTGGTAGCCGCTCTAGCTAGCGGTGGCATTGCCCTTTTAGTTGGAATGCACGTAGCCAGAGTTATCAAGCGTTCCACAGATAACCTGCAATCTCAGATCGAGCTAGTTATACGCGGTGAAACGAATCCACAGGCTACTGTCTATACAGAAGATGACTTTGGTAAGCTCTCCCGTAGTTTTAACCAAATGACTCAATCAATCTTAGCCAGTACCAGTGAAGCGCAACGTAAAGCAGAAGAGCAAGAGCAAGCTAAAGAAGATCTCCAAAGGCAGGTTATTCGTCTATTAGACGACGTAGAAGGGGCGGCGCGAGGCGACTTAACCGTACAAGCAGAGGTAACAGCGGACGTATTAGGCGCTGTAGCTGACTCATTTAACCTTACTATTCAGAACCTCAGAGAAATTGTGCTGCAGGTTAAGGTGGCAGCTAAGCAAGTGAGTGAAGGTTCAAGGGAGAATGAAAGTTTTGCGCGCAGTCTATCATCTGACGCGCTGCGTCAAGCGGAGGAATTAAGCGTTACTTTGAATTCCGTGCAGATGATGACGGAGTCGATTCAACGGGTGGCTGAAAGCGCCAGGGAAGCAGAACAAGTAGCCAAGCTAGCCTCTCAAACTGCAATTAAAGGCGGCGAGGCAGTAGAACGTACGGTGGCAGGTATCCTGGACATTCGCAATACCGTTGCCGAAACTACCCGTAAGGTCAAACGATTGGGCGAGTCTTCCCAAGAAATTTCTAAGATTGTGGGGCTGATTTCTCAAATTGCATCTCGAACCAATCTTCTGGCATTGAATGCCAGTATTGAAGCAGCAAGAGCAGGCGAAGCAGGTAGAGGCTTTGCGATCGTTGCAGATGAAGTCAGGCAGTTGGCAGATAAGGCATCCAAGGCATCTAAAGACATTGAGGCCATTGTATTGCAAATTCAAAGCGAGACAAGTAACGTACAGCAGGCGATGGATGTCGGTACGCAACAGGTAATTGACGGTACTAAGAAAGCCGAACAGGCAAGACAATCTCTGAGCGAGATTATCCAGGTATCGCAGCGCATCGACACGCTAGTGCGATCGATTACGGAAGATACGATTAAACAGACAGAAACATCCAGAACTGTGGCTCAAGTTATGCAGTCAGTCGAATTGACCGCCCAAGAGACATCACAAGAGTCACAGAGAGTATCGGGATCGCTGCAAAATCTCGTTAGTGTTGCCCGTAGCTTGCAGGAGTCTGTAGAGCGGTTCCGAGTGGAGTCAGATAAAGCAGGAGGTAATAGATCTTAA